The nucleotide sequence AAAGTGGCGCCAAAAAGATGTGCATCCTCGCAGTCGGGGGACAGGGAGAAGGACACTCCCACGAAGTCGGAGGACAAGGATGAGCCCAATGCAAGCAACTCCAGTGCAGACGTGGAAAACGAGGAGGAGGCCAAGGGCAGTTTTGAATCGGAAACAGCGGAGCTTCACAAGGAGGCCATGAGCAACATATCCGGGAAGAACTACATGGAGATCCTTGAAAAGCGCATTCGGCTGTCCGTGCAGAAGGAGTACGACAATCTCTGCGAGTCCAATGAGTTTATCAGACACAAATTCCTTGTCGAAATGCCCCCAGATTTCTATGAGTTCTGGAAGTTCGTGGGAAGCTTGAAAACCGATCCTGCAAAACCCAAAGATGCAGGGTTGGAGCACCTGGACAAAGTATTCCAACTGCAGTTGGTCGGGCCCTTTGAGTTCCTTGCCGGCAGATTTCACGGCGCAAAACTTGGCGAACCGGGAGACTATCTGCGCCACTGGCGCTTTTACTACGATCCCCCAGAGTTCCAGACGATCTTCGTGCGCCGAGGCACCGGGATTCATTACGGCTACTGGCGAGATGTGCCTCAGGATAAGGAGAATCTCTTGATAGCCCGCAACGACTCCGCCAAGGGTTGTGAATTTCAGTTCGTGGCTGGAAACGCGTTTGATGCATTTCTCTACTACCTGGAGCACGACTTCGTGGCCACCCCCTTCTCAGCCGGACAGCTGACCGGAGTCAAAAAAGCTGTGTCGAAGTACTTGAGCGACAATTCGCTGGAACTGGGCCAGCTGGATCGCCT is from Drosophila suzukii chromosome 3, CBGP_Dsuzu_IsoJpt1.0, whole genome shotgun sequence and encodes:
- the Hpf1 gene encoding histone PARylation factor 1-like gives rise to the protein MPKEDCKYWEKCYQRNPAHLSKYNHPEKPAEKKEDCAEDRKVAPKRCASSQSGDREKDTPTKSEDKDEPNASNSSADVENEEEAKGSFESETAELHKEAMSNISGKNYMEILEKRIRLSVQKEYDNLCESNEFIRHKFLVEMPPDFYEFWKFVGSLKTDPAKPKDAGLEHLDKVFQLQLVGPFEFLAGRFHGAKLGEPGDYLRHWRFYYDPPEFQTIFVRRGTGIHYGYWRDVPQDKENLLIARNDSAKGCEFQFVAGNAFDAFLYYLEHDFVATPFSAGQLTGVKKAVSKYLSDNSLELGQLDRLQRERNKRVVAKTFHRAGIVVPYDRKTQLGYRPLAVSDSELKKMLAMLERKDLDGGAAKQAVLAKLQPVANAATIAVDESDFGSALELGIDMFSSGHKELHMLASSLLVPAYSMLSRPQFIAIAKAHMEQRRREVNLSMFEVLK